The window CAGTAGTACCTGATTGAGCCCCATGGCAGGAAGAATAACATCTTGATATCGATACGATTCATTGCTGACAATTCCAACTTTGAGGCCCTTTTTTCGCGCCCATCTAaggaagggttgagaatcaggaAATATAGAATAGGGTGCAGAAGACCCGAAGGACGAGTATATGCGCCAAAACACCTTCTCTAGTGTCTCATTGTCATATTCGTAGCCTGCCTGCAACAGTCAACAGCAATGTTCATTTTAGAATACTGAAAATCTTGGCATGTCAACTTCCATGTTCAGTCACCCAATCAATAGAGTTCAAAGGGTAACTGCAACTAGAACTAACAGAAAAACAGAATAGACACTTAAAATAATATAGTAcatttttaagagaaaaaaaaatgcttgACCTACTCGGCCAGTACATAAAAGTGTGCGCATCATGAGTTCCAAAATGCTAATCCTTAATTTTAGTCAAGTGGTAACAAAAACTAACCAAAAACATAATGAGCACTTGACAATGTGGCACAGCTTTAAGAAAATTTGCTTCACTTAAACTAAGAAACCTGCATACCCTGATAAATGAGTCGTGTACACATAATCTCCACCAGTCTATATTTTCCATTTTGGTTGCATGTCCAAAACATGGATACTGTTTTGCTGTTGCTGAATATGCAGCCTTGAAGCTTTGGTGCATGCGTTTGTAGTCAGGACTGGGCAATCCTACTGATTTAGCTGCCATGCAGTAGTAGTCTCCAAGTTCTCCTTTGTAAGCTATTAGAGTGCCAGTGACATCTATGGTTATACATTGTAGATTTGACAACAGTGACATAATGGCTATACCTAGAATCCTTCAGTTTCTGCAACAAACACTTGGTCAGTAATCTGTCAAACAGCTTCAAACAATGCAATCTGTTTCTGCAAACAATAAAGGCTTCACAAAACACGTATTGCTTGTTTAAGTGATGACAAACGCCAATAATAGTATTTTTCATATGATTACATGACATTACAGCAACAACTGGAAAAAAAAGGTCATGAAATGAGTTTAttctctatttctctttataaatatagatatatatatatatcaagagAAGTATTATCAGaattaaaaaattacttaaatgaGGACAATTTAGAATCGCTAAATCAAAACTAGTATAATGATGCATGCAAATGTATCAGCCGGATAAATTACAGTGAGTTGAAAATTGTCCCAAAATTTCAATTCTAGTTAAGAACTTTCACTGTGCTAAGAAAGTGGAGGTGAatttagttcctaagttctttatgCTGTTTCTAAACgaacaaattaaaattagtaaAAGGGTCAAAATAAGCACAGAGGCAAAAAAAATGAAGTCTACGAGAAAATCTTACTCACAAATGTCCATAAAGGAAAAGAGATCAGGTATGCAATGCACAGAGGGTTTAGGGGCAACAAACTGCCTATTCTTAAGACACTGACCATAATAGAATTACACAAGCACCAAACAGTTTTCAAGCAAATGCACTGTGATCCAATACATCTGCAGCTTTACAGAACAATGCCATACAATTTTCTTTGTTGATCCAATAATCTATTACGAAACATCATTGAAAAAATTTTCAATAGAACGAAAGAAAATAGCAGGATAGAACATagaagtaaaaaattttaaacaagaaGTGTAAGAGAAAATTCAAGATTGACCTCAATGGACTGAAAGTTTCGATCTTGAACTCCCAATCTAACTGAATACTATGAGAAAAACTAAaggaaaaagacaaaaaaaatccACTCGAACAGTTTCCAGTGGAACCCTCTCACATAAACCAAGTAGAACAACCGATTTAGTAACCCTAGGTTGGAAAATACAACATAAGATCAGAAAGAGAAAGAAACGTTTACCTGCTGAAATTGAAAAGGAATCAAAGGAGCCGGGAGGAGAGTCGACAAAGATCGTAACTTTGATACTCGTAGAAGAAacaaagaggaaaaaaaatcgGTACCCGAAATCCAATCGCAAGGGGGAGCATTTAACCCCGGAACTAACCGCCGATCTCCGCGCTCAAggttttggttttggttttggtGAAGTTGGTCAATTTACCAACCTCCTGGAAGACAACGTGGTTTTGTTGACATCGAAGACAATACCagggaaaaaaacaaagaatAAACAGGTTAGGTATTTAATTTTAAGCGGTGACAGAGTCCATTGAATTATTGATataaatgatattatttcataTGCTTAGACAAAAAGCATTGTCTCCATCGACAGAAGCAAGACAAAAAAGCATTATCAAGTACAAGTCTTGTAGCATTTGCAGGTTATGAGTATGCCATGGCATTTGCCACCCTCAAATCCCTCTGTCTTGCACACGCTGTTGCAATGGCCTTGGAAGCAAACTCCCCAGTAGCTCTTGCTCTTACTGGAGCAGACTTTGGCACCAACTTCAGTAACTGTTGTTAATTATCATTGGAGATTCATGATTGTCAGAAAAAAATATAGATCATATATataattgattttgattttaaaattaaagaggGAATCAAATCAGAAGTATCGTCACCTGAAGAAGCAAGGAGGAGCAAGAACAAGAACACCAAACTAATAGTGCTCACACCATTTTTGGCCATCTTCTTAATTAAGACCACCTTGGCAACTCCTTCGTTGGGCTCTGCACTCTGCAACATGGTAGCAGAACGATTACCGTACTTATAGAGTGAATTAGAGTGTAAATTAAGAAGCATTGTTATTGCCTGGCTTTTGAGATTATGGTATGGGATTATGCCTGCATATACCAATTGATCAGAAGAATTTCTTTTTCTAAAGTGGTCCAAAGGATTTATGCCCTTCATTTATATATTTTGCTTGGAATTTCAAATGGTTTGTTGAATTTAGAACAATCATATTGCAACCCTGTAATTTACCctctttttttataatttaaaattaggtgaAGTTTTGGTGTaagtaaattaataaaaaaaacggTGTGAAAATTTTAAGGAGTGTGTTTTGAGGATTTTGGAATTTTTGTGTGGGAAATGAAATTTCTCCTTACTTACTATCACAAAAATGATTTTAATGAGGTATTGCAATATTATATTCATATGGCATGCAATTTCTAAAATGAATAAATTCCTTTATTGTAAGCATATTTGAACTGTTTAAAGCTGTAATAATGAAAATGCAATAAAGAGTTGCAAGGTTGCTTATATAATTTATAAGCAATTAGATTACAAAAATGggattaaaattgtttaattttactttctTGGGAGCATTAATTATATCATACTTTAATACGGCCACAATTCCTTTCTATCAAAACTATTttgtttataaatttaatttaattgtttctatatatatatatatatagaataggCTTTACTATTATATTACTATCAATTTCATTTGTGATGTTGCCATATGTTCGATTCGAGGTGGTTTGAAAAATTTATACATTTAACCTTCAAAGTCGATTATGATTCATAATTCTAAACTGTCCATTACAGTTTCGTTCATGGCATCAATTTgactatttataaatattaacttcatacaaattataattatattgatTTTGTATGTTCATATTAGTCCTCAATATATGTAAAagcttattattaaataatttatatatgaaTATATCATATAAGTGGTCTAGATGGATAAAAAGAAATAGAACAAGGGCAAACTAAATAAAATGAACAAATTGAATTAGTTCAAAATGAATTCAAATGGAAAAGTGATATAATTTTACATTagtaaattcaaaataaataaattaatttatattgaattaTAATATTAAGAGCATTAAAATACCTCAATTCGGACTCGGCCCGTCAAAGTCTAACTATATCAAAAGTTATTTTAAACATAGAAAACTGACATTACAAGAATACTTTTTAAGTAGAATCAGAAAGAATTTGCTTGAGCATTTAGCATCAACGCAAATGAATAAGGTGCTTAGTTCGCACATATCTTTAAAAATGAATTCATCCTATGTAACTTTTATTTCAAGCTACAGAAAAAAAACAACACGGCAACCAATTAAAGTCGCAGCTTAGAACAAATACGATCTGAAAGACTCCAACTGGTCAGATAGAAGCAGCATCTCTATGCCCCTTTCAGTTGGAGAGCACATTTTAGTAATTTGCTTTTGCATTCACCAAGACCATATGCTCAATGAGGTCCAGCACTCGGTTGCTGAAACAAAACATCAGGTTTAGGTTTCTgttgtaaaattttgagattaaatcAGACTTTAGATTTAAGTTATGGAGACTCATCGTAGTCCTAACCTGTAGCCCCATTCGTTGTCATACCATGAGACAAGTTTCATAAAAGACTCACTCAGTCCAATGCCAGCCTTGGCATCAAAAATACTTGacctaaaaataaacaaataaataaatggaATTCATATCATTGGTAGGGAGTGTCAAAGTGCAGAACACAAAGAAACAGACTTTTACCTTGAATCGCCCACAAAATCATTAGAAACCACATCCTCATCTGTGTATCCAAGTATGCCTTTAAGCGAACCTTCTGATGCATACCTGAGACATTCTCGCACATCAGCATGTGCATCTCATTGCAGAAAAGAGGAAGACGGAAACATGTATTCACAAAATAtagttacaaaagaaaagaaacaaatttATACTTTATATACAATGTATGTTCTATACATTAGTTTGCACAGAAGAGTAACCCAGACAATGCTCAAGCTGGTTAAGGAACTACTTTAAAAAAAGCATCGGGAATGCCTGTATTGTTACTCCATTACTTTTTTTGTGAATGTGCATGTGCATATCCCACCACAAAGCCACTGGCTGAAATTTTTATCCCGCCAACTACACATGACAAGTTCCCTGTTCCTAGTAAAAAAAATCCTTCAATAGCTGAAATTCTAGTCAACTTTTGGTAAAAATTCAAACACCAGCAACCAGTTTCCATTGCCTTCTATTTGTATCTCCAGACACTGGGAGCAACTTTTTCTAAAGGAGCAAATTATTAGGTAACTAGTTAATAACCCAATTTGGCCCTTGCTCAACAATGGTTGTTCACAGTTGATGCCAAGGAAAATTACCATTCAAAATTGTTAAATCAAAGGTACATAACAATAATATCATGATCTAGTATACAATGCCaagtttagaaataaaaaaattacaagatAATATAATATAGGAAAATGCATGACATAAAAGCAATGGATTTGGCCTTCATTTGTCAGACAACCAAAGAGTATATGAGATGTAAAATAGCTGAAAAAGCAATTATCTTTTAAGAAAGTTAATAATAGTTAATAGAATGCCTCATCCAACTTTCAATTGAAACAGGACATAAGATAGTGATACTTGTTTAATAAGAAACAATAACATAACATAAGCAAAAGTTAATGACTGAAATTTATCTAGTTCTACCAGTCACATACTTAATTGCTGCCTTCACATCATCATATGAAGCGCTTTTCTCAAGCCGGCAAGTTAAATCCACAACAGAAACATTTGGTGTAGGCACTCTAAAGGCCATTCCAGTCAACCTCCCATTTAACTCTGGAAGCACTTTTCCAACAGCCTGAAAACAAAGATGGAAGTTATCAAAAGTGGAGGTTGCGAAACAATATCCCAACAAACTTTCAATCATACCTTTGCTGCACCAGTTGAGCTAGGGATAATGTTTTGACCAGCACCACGCCCCCCTCGCCAGTCTTTTTTTGAAGGGCCGTCAACGGTCTTCTGTGTTGCTGCAAAACAGAGGTGAAAGGCAAAAATAAGTAGAATAAAATGGATTCCATTCTGTGAAGCATATTCTGATAGTCATGATCTCTCCACAGTATCTAAAGAAAAGAAACCTGTGGTTGCATGAACAGTTGTCATAAGACCTTCCACAATGCCAAACTCCTCATGCACCACCTGTAAAAAATGGAAATGGATGGAACTGATTTATCAAGGGAATAGTGAACACACATCACATTATAGAATCTGTAATGGAATCACATCAACAAAGATGATTATCAAGCCTTACAAACTGCAACAGCTAACATTACCTTTGCAATTTTATTGTGTTGTAAAGGACATGGTCAGTTTTCTACTGAGTAGGGAAAAAATAAATGGACCAATTTACTAGATTGAGCATACCTTTGCAAGAGGAGCAAGACAATTTGTTGTGCAGCTTGCATTAGAAACAATATCCATGTTTGGCATGTAATTCTTCTCGTTTACTCCAACAACAAACATAGGAGCATCAGCAGATGGAGCTGATATAACTACTTTATTAGCACCAGCCTACAGGGAAACCACCAGGACAATAGTTTGGTTAAATTTGTACATGGAATGCTCTACCCTGAACAGTGTGAAAAGAAACAAATCAGGCATACCTTCAGGTGAGCCGATGCCTTATCTGTTGTTGTAAACACACCAGAAGCTTCGACAACAAATTGGACACCAAAATCACCCCATGGAATATCAGCAGGGTCTCTGGTGAAAAAAGTGTTTGGTCAATGTTAAAATTCAGCCTACACTACTCATCATAGGGAAATCAACAAAATACTAACTGTTCTAATAAAAATTCTCCTTAAGCATTTTATATATGCATTAGCAGACGCATAGAATCATAACCATTTCCTGCAACTACTTTCAAGTcctaaaataaaaagaataattgtCCTTCAGAACAAAATAAATTTGTCTAAGAGGTTTAATAATACTGGACATAAAAACAAAAGTTCTCTATTGTCAAGTGGGTTTAAGATACAAAGTGGTCAAACTTGTTAAATTGGATCGAGAACAAATGTataattttcaatttattaaatgcaAATTGTTCGACAGAAAAAATGCATCTCAACTTTATTAAAAGAAGGAATACATGGAAGATACCATTTCTTTTGTTGCTTTACTCTACATTTTAGAATGCTATCAAGGTATGAAGCTTCTACCTCGATATTTCTGCCTTGGCACCTCCCAAATCTTATTATCATGTACCCATTTCATTTATTGGTTATTCAGGTTTCAGCCAGCCATAAAGAATGTGGCTCACTTTCATTGGCTCATTTCACAGTTTCACTTACATATATTAGAACTTTTTAACAGAAAATATTTGTCAACAAGAAGAAACTGTTTAAAGAATTACAAAACCTGGCATGATTTCAAACAAACTGATCCCAAATATAACAAATGCAATACCTATTGTTTGTAACCACAATTGTTTTCCCATTGATTTCTAAGGTGGATGCATCCACAACCTTAATTGTTCCCTTGAATATGCCATGTGTTGAGTCATACTTAAACATATATGCCTGAAAAACAAAGTTCACTTCTGTTAATTAATGATACATACATtctaaaatatgtataaaaaataCGCATACAAATACTGACGGAGGGAAGAAACTTCTGCTGAGATTTATTTTCAgatatagttttttttataacAGGTGAAAGATGAAGTTTTGGATGGATTCACATAAGGTAGATTGCATAATTGTTAATACTGAtaaaatgatgatgatgatgcatTTTGCTAAGCATAATTGTTGCTTTtggtgttatatatatatatatatatatatcaacggTGTTTGAAGAAGTTCATTGATACTTAATAGTGATTCTGTGAGTtttgggttttttttttaaatatctttcTTTGGCAATATATTGCACCCTTGCTACTTGGCAAACATAAATAAAAGAAATCAGTTACGAGTATGATTTCACTAAGTTCCTTGGAATGAATTAAATCATGACATAGCAATGACCTCTGAATCCCTTCTAACTGCTCTATTTCTGGCTTACTAAGACAGATACAATTAATAGCACCTGTTCTTTCCATGACAAGCTATGGATACCTAATTAGTGATAAATCTGTCAGTATTCTCTATACATCTTTTTGGTGTAGTCTAGCATTATCTCTGTCCTCTCAAGTTATAGAATTAAGCAAAAACAAGCATCCATAGAGATATTCTCATGCATATAATATAACCAGTCCAACAAAAAGACCATGTCCAATTAAAAGGAAAATACACACACATGAAATTAACTGCAAGATCAAGAATATACATAGGAGAAAGTTATGGAGAGTGAAGGAACAATTGGAAATATATCATATATTTGTTTATGCAGTTGTACTTCAAGAAATCAATGGCACTTCgccattttaaataattttatcaatCCAACAAGATGAAATATAGTGTTTCCTTACCATATACTTAGCATCAATGAATGGATCATTTACAGCTACTACTTCAATATCATCTCTAGTAGTGGCAATACGCAATACAAGTCTTCCAATTCGTCCAAAGCCTGACAATACACTTCAGATGGTTAATGTGATGAACTGATTGCAACAATATTAAAAATAGATCAAAAGAAAGATTCATTAAAGTTCCAAGGCTCAAAGTTGTTTAGTCAAACATTGCTGATAGAATACAGAAGATGCACATCTATCTGCGGTTGTAACAGGCATGGGAAATAATTATTTGGTAAGGATCGTTAATGCCTACTTGTCCACTCAAAAACTCCGTAGTGCACTAATGACAAAGAGGTTTATGTTAGAGTTACAGCTATTTACGTGAAAACCTAACTTATTCGGAGGACTGATCTACACATTTCCACACCACCTAGTCCCTTCACATGTAAGCATACAAGCACACGCCTAACACGTGGTTACCATTTGAAGATGAGTAATATCCACTCTTATTGTTCCAAAAGTTTGAGGTATTAGGAATGAAACCAAACTACACTGGATTCTTAACAAGGATATAGCATAGTGCTAATAAGTTCTTTTTTTTTGTAAAGGATATGAACATATCAACCCAGTTTATGCTTGCTGTCCATCCATCCACTAATTAGCATCTAATGCTTAACATCCTTGGAAATGTCCATCCCATGGAAACCACTCTTTATTAGGAGTAGCTATCTCATATTATTCATGGGTAATAAAGAAATTGAACTTTACACTAGTCATATCATGTTCCTTATTCCCCACTATGTGGTAATAAAACAAATCAAAGATTTAGTACGTATGCAGTATAGATTCAATGAAAAACTGCATGCAATAACTATTTTCATTGACAAACTTAATGAAATCACAAAGCAGAGGATAAATGTAAGTTAAAATGGATTGCTATATCCAGTCTTCATATTTTTATAATGAAAGTAAATTCTTTCTCAGATACAGGACTTCAGCAATTGATCACTATAAAGCTGAATGGAGACAGAACAAATAATCTGCCTAAAAAGCTAAAGCTTAAA is drawn from Zingiber officinale cultivar Zhangliang chromosome 1B, Zo_v1.1, whole genome shotgun sequence and contains these coding sequences:
- the LOC122053032 gene encoding haloacid dehalogenase-like hydrolase domain-containing protein 3 is translated as MSLLSNLQCITIDVTGTLIAYKGELGDYYCMAAKSVGLPSPDYKRMHQSFKAAYSATAKQYPCFGHATKMENIDWWRLCVHDSFIRAGYEYDNETLEKVFWRIYSSFGSSAPYSIFPDSQPFLRWARKKGLKVGIVSNESYRYQDVILPAMGLNQGSEWDFSVFSGIVGVEKPDPRIYEIALEKAGNIAPEKALHIGDSIRKDYIPSQSTGMHAMLLDRFKTPDAESWRQTGALVLPDLVAAHKWLIKEETDAATGEAQSLQTDIS
- the LOC122053026 gene encoding glyceraldehyde-3-phosphate dehydrogenase GAPCP2, chloroplastic-like, yielding MALSSLLRSATPALHGSHDRLPSLSGAPGKPSFKVSYIQSSKSTNNSLSIIGSSLPSGKVCSLKRSDARRNQPIRATATEAPPYVKSSSGGCKTKVGINGFGRIGRLVLRIATTRDDIEVVAVNDPFIDAKYMAYMFKYDSTHGIFKGTIKVVDASTLEINGKTIVVTNNRDPADIPWGDFGVQFVVEASGVFTTTDKASAHLKAGANKVVISAPSADAPMFVVGVNEKNYMPNMDIVSNASCTTNCLAPLAKVVHEEFGIVEGLMTTVHATTATQKTVDGPSKKDWRGGRGAGQNIIPSSTGAAKAVGKVLPELNGRLTGMAFRVPTPNVSVVDLTCRLEKSASYDDVKAAIKYASEGSLKGILGYTDEDVVSNDFVGDSRSSIFDAKAGIGLSESFMKLVSWYDNEWGYSNRVLDLIEHMVLVNAKANY